One part of the bacterium genome encodes these proteins:
- the acs gene encoding acetate--CoA ligase, translating into MADVPENPAVIEVSEAEIAVHWKEEELYYPPAKFIAQANLADPSVTERFSLDRYPECFREYADLLTWDKYWHTTLDTSDAPFWKWFVGGKLNVCYNCVDRHLGQYKNKAAFIWVPEAVDEPHVVITYQELYSRVNEVAALLRDFAGLKAGDRVTLHLPMTPELPVTMLACARLGVIHSVVFGGYSGEACGIRIADSGSRVLITMDGYYRNGKVIDHKVNADIAFKTAEKEGQKVDKILIWSRFRDKSASSTPMVKGRDYLMNEVLKDYAGRRVEPVSMDAEAPLFLMYTSGTTGRPKGCQHRTGGYLAYVAGTSKYIQDIHPTDVYWCFADIGWITGHSYIVYGPLALAATSVMYEGVPTYPDAGRPWRIAERLDVNIFHTSPTTVRMLRKVGADEPKKYKYHFKCMTTVGEPIEPEAWRWYYDVVGRREAVITDTWWQTENGGFLCSTKPALDPMKPGSAGPGMPGIFPVIYDEEGKEVPRGSQKAGNICIRAPWPGIMQTIWGDRDRYIKTYFAKYCKNPKSKDWRDWPYFAGDGALYAADGYFRILGRVDDVINVAGHRLGTKELESACLTVPEVAEAAVVPVVDELKGRVPEVYVSLRPGVSSSKQLQEKIVRAIETTIGKIARPKEVRIVPDMPKTRSGKIMRRVLAAISNTMDTGDITTLANPDVVEQIREAVQGKGRVATKAGPEDIKRFGDVS; encoded by the coding sequence ATGGCTGATGTTCCTGAGAACCCTGCCGTGATCGAGGTCAGCGAAGCGGAGATCGCCGTCCACTGGAAGGAAGAAGAACTCTACTATCCGCCCGCCAAGTTCATCGCCCAGGCCAACCTCGCCGATCCATCGGTTACCGAGAGATTCAGTCTCGACCGGTACCCGGAATGTTTTCGGGAGTACGCCGACCTGCTGACCTGGGATAAGTACTGGCACACTACGCTCGACACGAGCGATGCGCCGTTCTGGAAGTGGTTTGTCGGCGGCAAGCTCAACGTCTGCTACAACTGCGTTGACCGGCACCTCGGCCAGTACAAGAACAAAGCGGCGTTCATCTGGGTCCCGGAGGCGGTGGATGAACCGCACGTGGTCATCACCTACCAGGAACTGTACTCCCGGGTCAACGAGGTGGCCGCCCTGTTGCGCGACTTCGCGGGCCTAAAGGCCGGTGACCGCGTCACGCTCCACCTCCCGATGACCCCGGAACTCCCCGTCACGATGCTGGCGTGCGCCCGGTTAGGCGTCATTCACTCCGTGGTCTTCGGCGGGTACAGCGGAGAGGCGTGCGGGATCAGGATCGCGGACTCCGGGAGCCGCGTCCTTATCACCATGGACGGTTACTATCGGAACGGCAAGGTGATTGACCATAAGGTGAACGCGGACATCGCCTTCAAAACGGCCGAGAAGGAAGGCCAGAAGGTCGACAAGATCCTGATCTGGAGTCGGTTCCGCGATAAGTCCGCCTCCAGCACCCCTATGGTCAAGGGCCGGGACTACCTGATGAACGAAGTCCTGAAGGACTATGCCGGCCGGAGGGTGGAGCCCGTGTCGATGGACGCGGAAGCCCCCCTCTTTCTCATGTACACGAGCGGGACGACCGGACGGCCGAAGGGCTGCCAGCATCGGACCGGAGGGTACCTGGCATACGTGGCCGGGACCTCGAAGTACATCCAGGACATCCACCCGACGGATGTCTACTGGTGCTTCGCCGATATCGGGTGGATCACAGGACATTCCTATATCGTCTACGGCCCCCTCGCGCTGGCCGCGACCAGCGTCATGTACGAAGGTGTTCCCACCTATCCTGACGCGGGGCGCCCGTGGCGCATCGCCGAGCGCCTCGACGTCAATATCTTCCACACCTCACCGACGACGGTCCGAATGCTCCGCAAGGTCGGCGCGGACGAGCCCAAGAAATACAAGTATCACTTCAAGTGTATGACGACCGTCGGGGAGCCGATCGAGCCGGAGGCGTGGCGGTGGTACTACGACGTCGTCGGCAGGCGGGAGGCCGTCATCACGGACACATGGTGGCAGACAGAGAACGGCGGATTTCTCTGCAGCACGAAGCCGGCCTTGGATCCCATGAAACCCGGAAGCGCCGGCCCCGGCATGCCCGGGATCTTCCCCGTCATCTACGATGAGGAGGGGAAGGAAGTCCCTCGGGGTTCGCAAAAAGCCGGAAACATCTGCATCCGCGCCCCCTGGCCCGGGATTATGCAGACGATCTGGGGCGACCGCGACCGCTATATCAAGACGTACTTCGCGAAGTACTGCAAGAACCCGAAGAGCAAGGACTGGCGGGACTGGCCATACTTTGCCGGCGACGGCGCGCTGTATGCGGCCGATGGGTACTTTCGGATCCTCGGCCGGGTCGACGATGTGATCAATGTGGCGGGCCACCGCCTCGGCACCAAGGAGTTGGAGTCGGCGTGCCTCACCGTCCCCGAGGTTGCGGAAGCCGCGGTGGTTCCCGTGGTGGATGAGCTGAAGGGGCGGGTGCCGGAGGTGTACGTTTCGCTCAGACCGGGTGTATCCTCCAGCAAGCAACTCCAGGAAAAGATCGTTCGCGCGATCGAAACGACGATCGGCAAAATCGCCCGGCCGAAAGAAGTGCGCATCGTCCCCGACATGCCGAAGACCCGCTCGGGCAAGATCATGCGCCGAGTTCTCGCAGCGATCTCGAACACGATGGACACCGGAGACATAACGACGTTGGCGAACCCCGATGTCGTCGAACAGATCCGCGAGGCGGTCCAGGGCAAAGGGCGGGTCGCGACCAAGGCGGGACCCGAGGACATCAAGCGCTTCGGGGATGTCTCGTGA
- a CDS encoding UPF0236 family protein: protein MYPLDAALGLLPGSGSTLGVRERALWAAVEVSYAKAGAFLTKFAGLEVSHGSIHRWAEAEGRLVEVEERGAQEATFGGHPSGRGERPPGPARLYVQIDGTLVHARRAGEMECKVGIVYSQRAAVSRGRIALLDKRTYASFDDAATFGERFWVRCAAAGAAGAEQIVFVSDGAPWIHTLQRGYFPGALVVLDPWHLARQIQMAWGADSGGLVARSLADAWRGDVQRLMRRLRACLAQERDRERRAKGRDLLGYVEMNREGIANLARFEATGSGAMEKTVDVLVAHRYKKRGMSWSRGGSGALMRLRLLKANGEWDRYWTRRRGAFARRAA, encoded by the coding sequence GTGTACCCGTTGGATGCGGCGCTGGGGCTGCTGCCGGGGAGTGGGAGTACGCTGGGAGTGCGGGAGCGGGCGCTGTGGGCGGCGGTGGAAGTGAGCTATGCGAAGGCCGGGGCGTTTCTGACGAAGTTCGCCGGGCTGGAGGTCAGTCACGGCAGTATCCACCGGTGGGCCGAGGCGGAGGGGCGGCTGGTGGAGGTGGAGGAGCGCGGGGCCCAGGAGGCGACGTTTGGGGGGCACCCGAGCGGGCGTGGGGAGCGACCGCCGGGGCCGGCGCGGCTGTACGTGCAGATCGACGGGACGCTGGTGCACGCGCGGCGGGCGGGGGAGATGGAGTGCAAGGTGGGAATCGTGTATAGCCAGCGGGCGGCGGTGTCGCGGGGACGGATCGCGCTGCTAGATAAGCGGACGTACGCGTCGTTTGACGATGCGGCCACGTTTGGGGAGCGGTTCTGGGTGCGGTGTGCGGCGGCAGGGGCGGCGGGAGCCGAGCAGATCGTGTTTGTGAGTGATGGGGCGCCGTGGATACACACCTTACAGCGGGGGTACTTTCCTGGGGCGCTGGTGGTGCTGGACCCGTGGCATCTGGCGCGGCAGATCCAGATGGCGTGGGGGGCGGACAGCGGGGGGCTGGTGGCGCGCAGTCTGGCCGACGCGTGGCGGGGAGACGTCCAGCGTCTGATGCGGCGGCTGCGGGCCTGCTTGGCGCAGGAGCGGGATCGGGAACGGCGGGCGAAGGGGCGAGATCTGCTGGGGTATGTCGAGATGAACCGCGAAGGGATTGCCAACTTGGCCCGATTCGAGGCGACCGGGTCCGGCGCGATGGAGAAGACGGTCGACGTCCTGGTGGCTCACCGCTACAAGAAGCGCGGCATGAGCTGGAGTCGGGGGGGATCGGGCGCTCTGATGCGGCTCCGGCTGCTCAAGGCGAATGGCGAATGGGATCGCTACTGGACCCGCCGCCGTGGGGCCTTTGCGCGCCGCGCGGCCTGA
- a CDS encoding HU family DNA-binding protein, whose product MTKAQFAAKLAEKLKVSKAEGGRVVDEVTDLLTAALKKGDRVRFPGFGSFKVSKRKARIARNPQTGEPVRVPARTVPRFTAAKELKAAVK is encoded by the coding sequence ATGACGAAGGCACAATTTGCGGCGAAGCTGGCCGAGAAGCTCAAGGTGAGCAAGGCAGAAGGGGGGCGGGTTGTCGACGAGGTGACCGACCTCCTCACCGCTGCCCTTAAGAAGGGCGATCGCGTTCGGTTCCCCGGGTTCGGTTCGTTCAAGGTCTCCAAGCGCAAGGCGCGCATTGCCCGCAACCCGCAGACGGGTGAGCCGGTACGCGTCCCCGCACGCACGGTTCCCAGGTTCACGGCTGCGAAGGAGCTTAAGGCCGCAGTGAAGTAG
- the ilvD gene encoding dihydroxy-acid dehydratase, producing MARTATDPRSRSKQVTEGPERAPHRAMLRATGLKDGDLKKPLVGVASSWNEVTPCNLHLDVDAKDVKQGVRSASGTPIQFTTIAVSDAIAMGHEGMKASLVSREIIADSVELMVVAEAFDGLVAIAGCDKSLPGMMLAIARLNVPAIFLYGGTIMPGHFDGRDVTIGDVYEAVGAHAEGKMSDADLYRLECVACPGAGSCGGLFTANTMSSCVEALGMSLPGSASIPAVDPRRPQLCHQVGEAVMRLLVDGVRPRDILTREAFENAITTLVAMGGSTNGVLHLLAIAREAGVPLELADFDRISRRTPHIADLRPGGRYTMADLDKVGGVPVILRELLEGGCLHGGVLTVTGRTMAENLKDVRRAEKQDVVRPFRTPISSSGTLAVLSGSLAPDGAVIKTAGVRRLALRGPARVFEREEDAMAAVVRGTLSKGDVVVIRNEGPKGGPGMREMLSVTGAIYGQGLGEEIALITDGRFSGASHGLVIGHVAPEAANGGPIAVVRDGDMIDIDVPNRRLDLQIAPEELQTRLKAWRAPQPRYRTGALAKYAALVSTSAQGAVVGF from the coding sequence ATGGCCAGGACGGCAACCGACCCGCGATCCCGCTCGAAGCAGGTCACGGAAGGCCCCGAGCGCGCGCCGCATCGGGCGATGCTCCGGGCAACCGGGCTCAAGGACGGCGATCTGAAGAAGCCGCTGGTGGGCGTCGCGTCGTCGTGGAACGAAGTGACCCCCTGTAACCTCCACCTCGATGTCGACGCCAAGGATGTCAAACAAGGGGTTCGGTCGGCGAGCGGCACTCCCATCCAGTTTACGACCATCGCGGTCAGCGATGCGATTGCCATGGGCCACGAAGGGATGAAAGCATCGCTTGTCAGCCGCGAGATCATCGCCGATTCCGTTGAGCTGATGGTCGTGGCGGAGGCGTTTGACGGGCTGGTGGCGATCGCCGGGTGCGACAAGAGTCTCCCAGGGATGATGCTGGCGATCGCGCGCCTCAACGTGCCGGCGATCTTCCTCTACGGCGGAACCATCATGCCCGGTCATTTTGATGGTCGGGATGTGACGATCGGGGATGTCTACGAGGCGGTCGGCGCCCATGCCGAGGGGAAGATGAGCGACGCGGATCTCTACCGTCTCGAGTGCGTCGCCTGCCCCGGCGCAGGCTCGTGCGGCGGGCTCTTCACGGCCAACACAATGTCCTCGTGCGTGGAGGCGCTGGGGATGTCGCTGCCCGGGAGCGCCTCCATCCCCGCGGTCGACCCGCGCCGGCCGCAGCTCTGCCACCAGGTGGGCGAGGCCGTCATGCGGCTCCTCGTTGACGGCGTGAGGCCGCGGGACATCCTGACGCGGGAGGCCTTCGAGAACGCTATCACCACCCTCGTGGCCATGGGCGGGTCGACCAACGGAGTGTTACACTTGCTGGCGATCGCCCGCGAGGCGGGCGTCCCGCTCGAACTGGCGGACTTCGACCGGATTAGCCGCCGGACCCCGCACATCGCCGACCTGCGCCCGGGCGGTCGGTACACGATGGCGGACCTGGACAAGGTCGGTGGAGTGCCCGTGATCCTTCGGGAACTGCTGGAGGGGGGGTGTCTCCATGGCGGGGTTCTGACGGTCACCGGACGCACCATGGCCGAGAACCTCAAGGACGTCCGGCGGGCCGAGAAACAGGATGTCGTCCGGCCGTTTCGCACCCCGATCTCGTCGAGCGGGACCCTGGCCGTGCTCAGCGGATCGCTGGCGCCTGACGGAGCGGTGATCAAGACCGCCGGCGTGAGACGCCTCGCGCTTCGCGGGCCGGCCCGGGTGTTTGAACGCGAAGAGGACGCCATGGCCGCCGTCGTCCGCGGCACGTTGTCGAAGGGAGATGTCGTCGTCATCCGCAACGAGGGACCGAAGGGGGGGCCGGGAATGCGGGAGATGCTTTCCGTCACCGGCGCCATCTACGGCCAGGGTCTCGGCGAGGAGATCGCCCTGATCACGGACGGGCGGTTCTCCGGCGCCTCGCACGGCCTGGTCATTGGCCACGTCGCCCCCGAGGCGGCGAACGGCGGCCCGATCGCCGTCGTCCGCGATGGCGACATGATCGACATCGATGTTCCTAACCGGCGGCTCGATCTGCAGATCGCGCCCGAGGAGCTCCAGACCCGGCTGAAGGCGTGGCGTGCGCCACAACCTCGCTACCGAACGGGAGCGCTTGCCAAGTACGCCGCGCTGGTGTCCACGTCGGCGCAGGGGGCCGTCGTGGGGTTTTAA
- a CDS encoding peptidyl-alpha-hydroxyglycine alpha-amidating lyase family protein translates to MARVGNGEYVFEVVEDWAKLPAGWTFKEVSGVGVDRQDRVHVFSRGEHPVTIFDRDGAFLASWGEGVFARPHAVTMGADDTIYLTDDGDHTVRKCTLDGKVLLTIGAPGKPAPIRSGRPFNRCTHVALAQDGSLYISDGYGNSRVHKYAPDGTLLFSWGEPGTDPGQFNLPHNLCVDREGFVYVADRENHRIQVFDPQGKFETQWNNLYRPCGLFIDQRDPDGERVYVGELGPSLPVSTGVANLGARVGIYTLRDQLLARLGDGLPGEGAGQFLAPHAIAVDSHGDLYVGEVSWTMYGRQLDPPREARSFRKFVRITPKSSHSSSGSTHSSSSGTNGRRQ, encoded by the coding sequence GTGGCGAGGGTAGGGAACGGCGAGTACGTCTTTGAGGTCGTGGAGGACTGGGCAAAGCTTCCCGCGGGGTGGACCTTTAAGGAGGTCTCCGGCGTGGGGGTCGATCGCCAGGATCGCGTGCATGTGTTCAGTCGGGGCGAGCACCCGGTGACGATTTTTGACCGGGACGGGGCGTTCCTCGCGTCGTGGGGGGAGGGCGTCTTCGCCCGGCCGCACGCCGTGACGATGGGTGCAGACGACACGATCTACCTGACCGACGACGGGGACCACACCGTGAGGAAGTGCACGCTGGACGGAAAGGTTCTTCTGACGATTGGGGCCCCCGGCAAGCCGGCGCCGATCCGGAGCGGTCGGCCGTTTAACCGGTGCACCCATGTGGCCCTGGCACAGGACGGTTCGCTGTACATCTCCGACGGCTACGGGAACTCTCGCGTCCACAAGTATGCGCCCGACGGCACGTTGTTGTTCTCGTGGGGCGAGCCCGGCACCGATCCCGGGCAGTTCAACCTCCCCCACAACCTTTGCGTCGATCGCGAGGGGTTCGTTTACGTCGCCGATCGGGAGAACCACCGGATTCAGGTCTTCGACCCGCAGGGTAAGTTTGAAACCCAGTGGAACAATCTGTACCGCCCCTGCGGGTTGTTTATCGATCAGCGGGATCCGGATGGCGAGCGGGTGTATGTGGGGGAGCTTGGCCCGAGCCTTCCGGTCAGCACCGGGGTGGCGAACCTCGGAGCCCGGGTGGGCATCTACACGCTCCGCGACCAGCTGCTCGCCCGATTGGGCGATGGGTTGCCGGGGGAGGGAGCGGGACAGTTTCTGGCGCCCCACGCCATCGCCGTCGATTCGCACGGGGATCTCTACGTGGGAGAAGTCTCCTGGACGATGTACGGACGCCAGCTCGATCCGCCGCGGGAGGCCCGCAGCTTCCGAAAGTTTGTGCGGATCACGCCGAAGTCCAGTCACTCGTCTTCCGGATCAACCCATTCCTCTTCCTCAGGGACGAACGGCCGCAGGCAGTGA